The following proteins come from a genomic window of Rhodohalobacter sp. 614A:
- the recG gene encoding ATP-dependent DNA helicase RecG, with protein MKLLDLHNLNQKRLKALHQSGIQSPADLLYLFPRRYIDKSNIQPIRNLYQHTDPVTIVGKVKSKNVAGFKNKRRLEVLIEDNSGVCKAVFFKGWKYFINLFEENSWVSLYGTAKKYGKYMSMAHPEVEQLESLDEMKIPDTLIPIYPSNKHFSKAYISNKILTGWITDILKSVTFEEFLPDNVISENQFHFRGEAFQTIHQPKTRKAASHALERFKFEEFFLFELSMMKIKRQRIERAPGIQLQAGNLTKKFFNEILPFQLTDGQRNSLSDIKSDLQSGNQMNRLIQGDVGAGKTIVAIGAILMALDNGWQTAFMAPTEILAEQHYFTIKEYLESLGINFRLLTGSQSTSLRNDVLSDIAGGTCQIAVGTHAIFQEKVQFNKLGLVVIDEQHRFGVKQRNEILQKGNHPHLLVMSATPIPRSLAMTIYSDLDISVIKDLPAGRKPAKTAVRSDSEREGVYNFVKQQVEEGDQVYVIFPLIEESEAMDLKDATMGFKKLKKRYPDFNIDLLHGQMDSGEKESKMRKFSEGETQILVSTTVIEVGVDVPNATIMMIEHAERFGLSQLHQLRGRIGRGKKQSYCILLPDQKLTDSAKYRLKKMVETTDGFEIAEADLKLRGPGDFLGTKQSGLPEFKYADIVEDRILLESAKNSARYVIQSDPELKSSKHQKLKEVFEPYYKERAEFFGIG; from the coding sequence AAAAACGTCTGAAGGCTCTTCATCAAAGCGGCATTCAATCTCCGGCGGATTTATTGTACCTGTTTCCCAGAAGATATATCGACAAATCCAATATTCAGCCAATCCGCAATTTATATCAGCATACCGATCCTGTGACGATTGTGGGAAAAGTAAAATCAAAAAATGTGGCCGGTTTCAAAAATAAAAGGAGGCTTGAAGTTCTGATTGAAGATAACTCGGGAGTTTGTAAAGCAGTGTTCTTTAAAGGCTGGAAATACTTTATCAACCTGTTCGAAGAAAATTCATGGGTTTCTTTATACGGCACCGCAAAAAAATATGGGAAATATATGAGCATGGCCCATCCCGAAGTGGAACAACTTGAATCGCTGGATGAAATGAAAATCCCGGATACGTTGATTCCTATTTATCCCTCAAACAAACATTTTTCCAAAGCCTATATCTCCAACAAAATTTTAACGGGATGGATCACAGATATTTTAAAATCAGTTACGTTTGAGGAATTTCTGCCGGATAACGTTATTTCTGAGAATCAATTTCATTTTAGAGGAGAAGCGTTTCAAACTATACATCAGCCAAAAACAAGGAAAGCGGCAAGCCATGCTCTCGAACGATTTAAATTTGAGGAGTTTTTCCTATTTGAGCTGAGCATGATGAAAATTAAACGCCAGCGTATTGAACGTGCACCGGGAATCCAGTTACAGGCCGGGAATCTGACCAAAAAATTCTTTAATGAAATTCTCCCCTTTCAATTAACGGATGGCCAACGAAATTCTCTATCCGATATTAAGAGTGATCTTCAATCCGGAAATCAAATGAATCGCCTGATCCAGGGTGATGTTGGCGCCGGGAAGACGATTGTGGCAATTGGCGCGATACTCATGGCGCTCGACAACGGCTGGCAAACTGCGTTCATGGCCCCCACTGAAATCCTGGCCGAGCAGCATTATTTTACAATCAAAGAGTATCTTGAATCGCTCGGCATCAATTTTCGATTACTCACCGGGAGCCAATCTACATCCCTTCGGAACGATGTTCTTTCTGATATTGCCGGGGGAACGTGCCAGATTGCTGTGGGCACACACGCCATTTTCCAGGAGAAAGTTCAGTTCAATAAACTTGGTCTGGTTGTGATTGATGAACAGCACCGATTTGGAGTTAAGCAGCGAAACGAAATCCTTCAAAAGGGAAATCATCCGCATTTGCTGGTGATGTCTGCCACCCCAATTCCACGATCGTTGGCGATGACCATTTACAGTGATTTGGATATCTCCGTCATCAAAGATTTACCTGCGGGACGAAAACCGGCAAAAACGGCGGTTCGGTCCGACAGCGAACGGGAAGGCGTTTACAATTTCGTCAAACAACAAGTTGAAGAAGGCGATCAGGTGTATGTGATTTTTCCATTGATCGAAGAATCTGAGGCGATGGATCTGAAAGATGCCACCATGGGATTTAAGAAACTCAAAAAGCGTTATCCAGATTTTAACATTGATCTGCTACATGGCCAGATGGATTCCGGCGAAAAAGAATCCAAAATGCGAAAATTTTCTGAAGGAGAAACTCAGATTTTAGTTTCAACCACAGTGATTGAAGTGGGTGTGGATGTACCAAATGCCACGATCATGATGATTGAACATGCCGAACGATTCGGGCTCTCCCAACTTCACCAGCTTCGGGGGCGAATTGGCCGTGGCAAAAAACAGAGTTATTGCATTTTGCTGCCGGATCAAAAACTGACCGACTCAGCCAAATACCGCCTCAAAAAAATGGTAGAAACAACGGATGGATTTGAAATTGCTGAAGCCGATTTAAAACTTCGCGGTCCCGGAGATTTTCTCGGAACCAAACAGAGCGGCCTTCCCGAATTCAAATATGCTGATATTGTTGAAGACAGAATATTGCTGGAAAGTGCAAAAAATTCGGCGCGGTATGTCATTCAATCTGATCCCGAATTGAAATCGTCCAAGCATCAAAAACTTAAAGAAGTATTTGAACCCTATTATAAAGAAAGAGCCGAATTTTTTGGGATTGGGTGA